One window of the Clostridium sp. MB40-C1 genome contains the following:
- the fliJ gene encoding flagellar export protein FliJ encodes MGFNFRLQKVLDIRTDKEEESKRIFKKAQDEKNKVKKRLDFLKDEYNKYSKFNVECSVVERKIRQNYCTSLHFSIGETHDELKNKSKILEEKRQDLKQKQVERKTVEILKDKQKEAYIKEQNLIEQKANDEYALYSFIRNLKNRQI; translated from the coding sequence TTGGGGTTTAATTTTAGACTTCAGAAAGTTCTTGACATTAGAACTGATAAAGAGGAAGAGAGTAAAAGGATTTTTAAAAAAGCTCAAGATGAAAAGAATAAGGTTAAAAAAAGATTGGACTTTTTAAAAGATGAATATAACAAATATTCAAAATTCAATGTAGAATGTAGTGTTGTTGAGAGGAAAATAAGACAAAATTATTGTACATCTCTTCATTTTTCAATTGGTGAAACTCATGATGAACTTAAAAATAAGTCAAAGATACTAGAAGAAAAAAGACAAGATTTAAAACAAAAACAAGTGGAAAGAAAAACTGTGGAAATTTTAAAGGATAAACAAAAAGAAGCTTATATTAAAGAACAAAATTTAATCGAACAAAAAGCTAATGATGAATATGCTCTTTATTCATTTATAAGAAATTTAAAAAATAGACAAATATGA